In a genomic window of Saccharothrix sp. HUAS TT1:
- a CDS encoding TolB family protein yields MDLGFRRVVFAVAAIVLVVGAAVVYVASVARDPSPVPVASVDGDLMFVELADGRGRVEQVRLADPAARSATPLECQRVYRAGGTTVCLRLSGPGPTYAAEVSRDGAVLKSVPLPGVPSRAKVSASGQVVGWTSFVTGDSYSVPGGFSTRTGFLDLRTGEAVESLEHFTATVEGRPHTAQDVNYWGLTVAADDRTFYATLASGGYTWLVKGDLVERRVESLRRDAECPSLSPDGTKVAYKKRIGRLGPWELAVLDLATGEERRLPGTAGVDDQATWLDDDRLAFAAVPKDAQLASIHVVPADGSAAAALLIPDASSPSPV; encoded by the coding sequence ATGGACTTGGGCTTCCGGCGCGTGGTGTTCGCCGTCGCGGCCATCGTACTGGTCGTCGGAGCCGCGGTGGTGTACGTGGCGTCGGTAGCGCGCGACCCATCACCCGTCCCGGTCGCTTCGGTCGACGGTGACCTGATGTTCGTGGAGCTGGCCGACGGCCGCGGCCGGGTCGAGCAGGTCCGGCTGGCCGATCCGGCGGCCCGCAGCGCGACCCCGCTGGAGTGCCAGCGGGTGTACCGGGCGGGCGGCACGACGGTGTGCCTGCGGCTGTCCGGCCCGGGTCCGACGTACGCCGCCGAGGTGTCCCGCGACGGCGCGGTGCTGAAGTCCGTGCCGCTGCCCGGCGTGCCGAGCCGGGCCAAGGTGTCGGCCTCCGGCCAGGTGGTCGGCTGGACGTCTTTCGTCACCGGCGACTCCTACTCGGTGCCCGGCGGGTTCTCCACCCGCACCGGCTTCCTGGACCTGCGCACCGGTGAAGCCGTGGAGTCCCTGGAGCACTTCACGGCGACCGTGGAGGGCCGGCCGCACACCGCGCAGGACGTGAACTACTGGGGCCTGACCGTGGCCGCCGACGACCGCACGTTCTACGCGACCCTGGCCTCGGGCGGGTACACCTGGCTGGTGAAGGGCGACCTGGTGGAGCGCCGGGTGGAGTCGCTGCGGCGCGACGCCGAGTGCCCGTCGCTCTCGCCGGACGGCACGAAGGTCGCCTACAAGAAGCGCATCGGCCGGCTGGGCCCGTGGGAGCTGGCCGTGCTGGACCTGGCGACCGGCGAGGAGCGCAGGCTGCCCGGCACGGCCGGCGTCGACGACCAGGCCACCTGGTTGGACGACGACCGGCTCGCGTTCGCCGCCGTGCCGAAGGACGCCCAGCTCGCGTCGATCCACGTGGTGCCCGCCGACGGTTCGGCCGCCGCTGCGCTCCTCATCCCCGACGCGTCCTCGCCGTCGCCCGTCTGA